Part of the Desulfotomaculum sp. genome is shown below.
TACCTGCGCATTGAATCATCGGAGTAATGGAGTTCTACAAGTTTTTGCTCCAACTCGCTGCACAGATCTGTTACTTTGATTTTTTTCATCATAACAAACCGTCTCCTTTTCTATTAGTAACGCATAGCGCCCTAAGAAAAGTATTAGTTGTTATGACAAGAAAGGCAACAGCAAATCCTATTAAATCAGCGAATTCTGGTGTTCACTTTACATAATTACTTGCTTGCCATAATAAACTTCGGTCGTCTGTATATCTACATGACCAAGGAAGTCCCGGATGTAAATAAGATTGACGCCGGCCTGAAGCAAATGAACGCTTTTGCTGTGGCGAAACATATGTGGAGTCACCCGTTCAGGTACAATACTCGAGACCTGCCTGGCAGCCGTCACATACTTGGAAATAATGAAAGACACGCCCTCTTTTGTGAGCTTGTTGTGCTGTTTGTTGGTGAACAGCGGATAGTCGCTCTTCCACGGCTTTTCGAGGTTGTTTTCATGGATGTAACTATCAAGAAGCGAGGCAGTATTTTTCATCAAAGGTACTCGGCGCATTTTGTTGCCTTTGCCGGTCAAAATCAAGACTGTCGGATTTGTTAATATTACATCCCGCGCTTTAAGATCAATCAGTTCCTGTACCCGGCATCCGGAATCATAAAGAACCGACAGCAACGTAATGTCGCGGCGCCCTTTGGGAGCGGATTTATCCGGTTGGGACAGTAACAGCTGCATGGCATCTGTGGTCAGATGCGGAATATCCGGTTTTGGCGCTTTTTTAACCGAAATAGATATTACTTTTTGGAAGTTGGCCAATCCCATCGGTTCTTCATACTGGGCATATCGAAAGAATGAATGTATCGCAGTCAGTCTCTGGTTTCTTGTTGAAATGCTGCAATTACGATGGGTTTCAAGCCATCCAAGATAATCCGCGACAAGATCATGGGTAAGCATGAGCATAGTCAGTTTTTCAGCAGATATGCCTTGCCGCTCCTGACAGTATTGGAGTAGCAGTTTAAAGGTATCTCTGTATGACGCGATCGTGTTCTTGCTTGCATTTTTCTGCGCCGGCAAATACACCGTAAGAAACTGGGTGAGATGTTCCGCAAAATCAGTGGATTGCATCAACTGCACCTCCCAGAGAAGGGATGATGTCTGGATAGCACCCTTCCAGTCTGATGGTGATATCCGGAAAAACATCGGCGGTGAGTCTCAGATAATATGCCGTGTCCTCAAAGGAATCGTGTCCCATATATGTTTTCAAAATCGGAAAATATACTGTGAGATCTTTCCCGTCGGCAACCCACTTTTTTAGGCAATGGCAGGCCCAGGCATGGCGAAAATCGTATATTCTTGGGCCTTTCCCACGCCCTCCATGTGAGATGTCTGCTTTCCACAAAAAACGTCTGAAGTTATGGTATGCATTTCCTGCTGTCATTGGTTTGCCGTTAAGTCCGGGGAAAAACCATTCGCTGTCACTTATTCCGACAGCATAGTCGCGACAAAGGGCTGTAAGAGCGGCTGACATCGGTACAAGTCTGCTGTTATCCCTTTTTGAGTGTTGAATGGACAATATTCCATCGTTAAGGTCAACGTCTTCCGTTTTCAGCAGCCTTGCCTCCTGCGGGCGAAGTCCACAGGCATAAATCATCCTGAAGAACACCGGCATAACCAAATGCCTGTAAGGGCATTCGCTGACATAATGGCATTGATCTGTGGCGCTAAAAAAGCGCTGAAGCTCATTCTCGGTGAAGATATACGGAATATACTTCTTCTCAGCAGGATAATAGCCTTTCGGCAGGATATATGTGTTAAGGCCAATGTTATCCATATAAATAGCAAGTTGCCGGAGCGTGGATGCTCTTGTGCATTGAGTAGCTTGTGCTTCATAAGTTTTCTTTGCGCACCAATCCAAAACGATTTCTCGGGTAAGGGTGCTTGCATCGGGATATTTTTCAGCTGTGAATATGGAAAACCGCATCAAACTTTCCGAATCCGTTTCGAATTTGTAACCTATTGCCCGTTTTAGCGAAATATGATTTGCGATAAATTCAGCAAAAGGTCCTTTGAAAGAAAATTCACACATGAGTGGTCACCTCCGGCGTATCCAGGGCGCATTCCCTCAGCTTGCTGATGTCCACCTTCAAATATACTGCGGTGGAATCTGTATGGGAATGACCGAGGATATCTGAAATCACCTCAAGAGGAGTATTGTGTTCAAGCATTCTGGACGCTGCCGTATGGCGAAGAGAGTGCATTCCGCGGTGCTTTTTCAGCGTCGGCAAATGTGCAATCTGCATATACGATTTAATCAACTGAGATAAATGGTCTCCTTCTGAAAAAGGAAGAAACGGTGCCATATGACGAACAAAGATAACAGGTAAATCAACTTTAGGCCGACCATACTGCAAATAATCTATGACTGCCCAGCCTACTTCCTGCGGAATCGGGAGGGTAACTCTTTCATGAGTTTTTGACTGCGTAAAGGTCAGCTTCTTTTCCTGCCAGTTGAAATTGGAAAAAGTCAACTGTTTAATGTCGGTAACACGCAGTCCTAATACGCAAGCCAATAAAATAATGGCGTAATCGCGTTTTCCCTTGGGGCTTCCGCGATCAATGGCTCCAATCAGTGCTTTAAGCTCTTCTTTTGTCCAAACAGACGGAATTCTGGTCTGTTTTCTTGCCTGTACCATTGGCGTTTTTGATGCCAGATCTTCATTCAGGATACCGTTATCGTTCAGGTATCTCAGAAATGCCCTGATTGAGCAAATGTTCTGCTCCACGGTTTTGTAGGTATATCCGACCAGCGTTCTAATGTAGCCGTTCACAAGCGGCAGAGTAATTTCGCTGCAATCGTATATACCCTGAGCAAGAAGATAATCCATAAATCGCGCCGTCTGCTTCACATAATGGTCAATTGTAACAGACGAGTATTCCTTGCACTCACAATGACGCTGGAAATCTGCGCTGGCGGCAACATAATACGGATTTGTAAGCAGTTCCTGGTGTTTGTAGTACCGCCTCAGCACAACGTGATGAAGCTGGAAATCTCCGATCATTCTCACGACACGGATATCTTGAACATCTCTCTGAGACAGAGTATTGTCAAGATCTTTTCGCAATATGTGAAAATGAGTTTCAAGAAAATCCAGACCCAACTGCTCTGTAAAGTAGGTTGCACCTCGTTCTTCTGCGAATTTCAGCAACTTGTGTCAATGCCTCTGGTAAAAGCTCATGGTGCCTTCAACATAGCCCAGGCGCAACAGTTCCTGCTCCAATTCCTGTAGCAATGCTTCAAGTGTTCTTTGCACATTTATCCCTCCAGTAATGAATTCTGGGCATTTGCCCTTCTTTCATTGTTATCAGGAATATGCAAAGTAAATCAATTAAAAATGTAGTGTTAATGCAGGATACAAGGTTTTACTTGGCATATTAACTTTCTTTGCATAAGGCACTCCTTCGGGACTGTCTTCAAACATTCCACCTACCATGACTCCTGCTCGCAGGAATTTATGAATAAGCGAAATAACCCTTCCATCCTTTATCGTTTCCGACAGTATCTGGATGAGTTTGCTCTGGTTCACCGTGTCAAAATATTTTTCCAAGTCCAAATCAACTACATATTTGTAGCCATCTGTAATGTTGGTTTGGCATCTTTTAAGCGCATCATGTGCACTTCTTTTTGGTCGGAACCCAAAACTGTTGTCTGAAAACTGCATCTCAAAGATAGGGGTCAGAATCTGGCATATCGCTTGTTGGATTAGCCTGTCCACGACGGTTGGTATCCCCAGTTTTCTAGTCTTACCGTTCTCTTTGGGTATTTCTACCCTGCGAACGGGTTTAGGCCGGTATTTACCGTCCCGGAGGGATTGTAAAAGTTCCTTCTGGTTTTCTTTCAAAAACAAAGGGTAGAAGTTCATCTACCTGCATACCATCAATTCCACCAGCACCTTTGTTTCTCTTAACCTGCATGTAGGCAAGGTTCAGATTGTCTCTGCTTAGAATTTGTTCCAGCAATCCTTCCGTCTGCTTGTCTGTGTTGGTGCTGTCGTTTTCAGTCATCTTAGGTGACCCGCACACTTCTGCATATTCTTTCTGTTCCGCAGATACCATTTGCAGATAGTCCTCAAATCGAGGTTGTCTGTGCTTCCGTTTGTCGCTTTCAGTAACTTTCATTGACCAACACCTCCTTTGGTTCAGCCCTTCCTTCGGCATCGCGATGCCTCTGTACTATGGCTTCGGCTGACTTCTCACGACAAATCTTGTTTCAACCGGACTTCTTACTCTGTTTCTACCCGTTCGTGAGACCTCCCCGGGTAAGAACGCAGTCTTTCCTTCCATCCACCTGCCACATCTACACCATAGGCTTCCGGATAGTTTGGGGCTTTGGCTTGTTAGGCAGCTTTACCCAGCCTATGCATGCCTTATGTGATTCCTGTTCGTCAGGCCAGAAGTTTGCCTCCGGCTTCCTTCAGATTCCACCTCGTGATAGACACCCTTGCCTTTAGCTATGTGCTTGGCACTATCAACCCGCACTAGGGACTTTCACCCATTAGACTGCGACCATGCCGGGCGCACATAGAAAAGGCTACTGGCGGATAGCCAATAGCCAAATTCTAAAAGTCACTGTAACTGATGCCCGCCTAAGACAGGCTGGCTATACATTTTTCTCGGATTATCTTAAATATGTTCAGGTGTAAACTTGGGAACCGCCACTTGCGGAGCCGCATGAGTGGTGGTGTGAGAGGTCGGCTACTCAAATAATGGGTAG
Proteins encoded:
- a CDS encoding integrase translates to MCEFSFKGPFAEFIANHISLKRAIGYKFETDSESLMRFSIFTAEKYPDASTLTREIVLDWCAKKTYEAQATQCTRASTLRQLAIYMDNIGLNTYILPKGYYPAEKKYIPYIFTENELQRFFSATDQCHYVSECPYRHLVMPVFFRMIYACGLRPQEARLLKTEDVDLNDGILSIQHSKRDNSRLVPMSAALTALCRDYAVGISDSEWFFPGLNGKPMTAGNAYHNFRRFLWKADISHGGRGKGPRIYDFRHAWACHCLKKWVADGKDLTVYFPILKTYMGHDSFEDTAYYLRLTADVFPDITIRLEGCYPDIIPSLGGAVDAIH